From the genome of Amia ocellicauda isolate fAmiCal2 chromosome 14, fAmiCal2.hap1, whole genome shotgun sequence, one region includes:
- the LOC136767579 gene encoding Fc receptor-like protein 2, whose translation MGAATLCAVLLLSAAISPGQTEALPHASLTVEPHWSPIYTGETVSLRCGLYGGYTDWQYHWYKDGKRIEDAQPAGHTVTGDTLSITAVSVSDGGQYQCKGQRAERPLSSQLSDPVSLSVSVRPQPVLTVSPLGQIFEGDSVTLRCEVTGASAGWRYYWYRTGQSRAGLDYVRYNGRWVYLQPLSDSSSGAGGTFTISAVTGTHRGPYWCRAERGDAPYYTQYSGAVTLTVSGGTERQGAAAQPAGGAPHHPWRVSVCVKA comes from the exons CTCTGCCCCACGCCTCCCTGACCGTAGAGCCGCACTGGAGCCCCATCTACACTGGAGAGACAGTGTCTCTGAGGTGTGGGCTCTATGGGGGCTACACAGACTGGCAGTATCACTGGTATAAAGATGGGAAACGCATTGAAGATGCCCAGCCTGCTGGACACACTGTGACTGGGGACACACTCTCCAtcactgcagtgtctgtgtctgatgGGGGGCAGTATCAATGTaagggacagagagcagaaagaCCCCTGTCCTCACAGCTCAGTgacccagtctctctctctgtgtcag ttCGGCcccagcctgtcctgactgtcTCTCCACTGGGACAGATATTCGAGGGAGACTCAGTGACTCTGCGCTGTGAGGTTACAGGGGCGTCTGCAGGCTGGAGGTATTACTGGTACAGAACTGGACAGAGCAGGGCTGGACTGGACTATGTGAGGTACAATGGCAGATGGGTCTATCTGCAGCCCCTCTCTGACAGCAGCAGCGGAGCTGGAGGCACCTTCACCATCAGCGCTGTGACTGGGACACACAGAGGGCCGTACTGGTGCAGAGCTGAGAGAGGAGACGCACCCTATTACACTCAGTACAGCGGGGCTGTGACTCTGACAGTGTCAG GTGGGACTGAGAGACAGGGAGCAGCTGCACAGCCAGCAGGGGGCGCCCCACACCATCCCTGGagggtctctgtgtgtgtgaaggcctga